GCTCGCCGCCTACTTCGTGCCCGGCTTCTACGTCGCCGGTTTTTGGTCGGCATTCTTTGGCGCCATCGTGCTCAGTATCGTTAGCACTATTCTCAAGCGCATTTTCGATTGACAGCAATTCGGAGTCCTTCGACAGGCTCAGGACGAACTGAACAAGAGTGAAACAAAGAGAACGAATCCGTTCATGCTGAGCCCTTCGACTCCGCTCAGGACAGGCCTGTCGAAGCATGCATGCCCTTTCGCTTTCGTGCTAAAGCCCAGCGACAGCCTCCCGCCAATAGCTCTCGTCGAAAAAACGCTCGGGCGGCTCGCAGGGCGGTTTGTAAACGCCCATCTCCTTGCGCAGCTCGATGACCACGCTGATCGCCACCGGATTGATGCGCGCCCGCGGCACAACTTTGGAATAGGCAATCTCCGCTGCTTTGCGGTTGAGGCCTTCTTTTTCCATCGACAGATTCAACGTCTCTTCGCGATTCTCTCCCTTGAGCAGCCAATCGGTCGCCGCCGCCCAAGCGCGAATGAAGCGCACCACCAACTCGCGGTGCTCCTTCAGCCACGGCCGCAGCGTCCAGCCGCAGGTGAGCGGCCAACCGGGCACGTAGTTAATGGCATCAGCCAGCAAAATACCGCCGGCAGCGAGCGCTTTGTCCGACGCCGGCGGCGTCAGCATCGCCGCGACAACGCGTCTTTCGAGAAACGCCTGCAAGCGCACCGGCGAGCTGCCGATGATCTCGATCTGATACTGGTTATCGTCCATGCCGTGCGTGCGCAGGATTTTCTTGCGGATCAAATCGAGATTGGAATCGCCCGGATCTCCCGCCAGTAATTTGCCGCGCACCTTCTCAATCGAGTCGTAACCTGGTTGGCCAATGAGATAGGCGCTCAGCCCCTCCTCAGCTTGCATGAACAGCGTGTAATCGACGCCATCGGTGGTGGTGCGCGCAATCATGGTATCGGCACTGCTCAAGGTAAAATCCCACTTGCCCTCGGCCATGCCCTTGTTGTGATCCGGCGCATAGGTGGTCTCGTGAAACCGCACTTCAAGATTTTCTTTGGCAAAGAAACCCTTGTACTCCGCCACCAAATGCGGCGGTCGCCGGTTGTAACCAGTAGTGCTTAGAACATCCATCACCGCTCTCCTTCCGAGCCCTCTTACTACCGCCTCGCGCCCCAAGCCTCAAGCCTAATCGCTTGGCATGAGCCCCAAACGAATGTAAAAGTTTTCTCAGGCCATTACTCCAATACACCATCACTCCAACCCCAAAGGATTTCCATGACGCTCAAAGACAAAGTCGCAATCATCACCGGCGGCGGCCGCGGCATCGGCAAAGCCATCGCCGCGCACTACGCCCGCGAAGGCGCCACGCTGGCCCTATGCGCGCGCACTAGCGCGGAGCTAGATCAGACGGTTAAAGCATTGCGCGGGGCCAACACCGAAGTCGAAGGCTGGGTCTGCGACGTGTCGTTGGAAGAACCGGTGAAAGAATTCGTGGCTAATGCCCATAAGCGATTTGGCCGCATCGACGTGCTGGTGAACAACGCTGGCGTCATGACGCGCCCGGCGCCGATGATTGAGATGGACGTGAAGAAATTTGACTACACCATCGCAGTTAATGTGCGCGGGCCCTTTCTAATGACGCAGCAGGTGCTGCCGATCATGATCAAACAAAGAAGCGGCTCGATCATCAACGTGTCGTCGATGATCGGCCGCGGCGCCTACGCCAACTTTCTCGCTTACGCGACCTCAAAATGGGGCTTGGAAGGCTTCACACTAACGCTCGCCGCCGAAGCACGTTCAGCGAATATTCGCGTGAATTCGGTGGAACCAGGCTACGTCGCGACGAAACTTACCGGTTACAATGGCAGCAAACCCGAATCGGTGACCGACGTGTTCGTCTATCTCGCGTCCGATGAATCGAAAGGCGTGACCGGCAAGCAGCTAAGCTCGTCGGGCTGGAAGTCGCAGGTAAAGTAGATTCCTATGGCACCACGAAGACACGCAGTTCGGATTTTGATTCACTAAACTTCTTTTCATAACTTCGTGCACTTCGTGCCTTCGTGGTGAACTGTTTTTCAGATTGCACTTCACACTCGCTCGACACGATACGCCGTGCCGAACGCGCCAAAGTCATGGCTGGTCACGCCGTTTAGCACCGACCCGACGTATTGCTGCAAAGGTTCGACCACGGTCACTTTGACGATGGCGCTCTCATCGATTTTCACCAGGCCTGCGTGCACCACCGCCGCCGCCAGGAGGGAGTCACCGGTGTAGACATCCGTGCCCCACAGCGGCCCATCGTTGACGCCGGTGACGCGAAAGTAGAACGTTGCCCCGGTGCGGTCGCACAGATCGATCATGGTCGGCGGCGCCTCCGAGGCGAGCATGCCTTGATCGAGCAGGTGTTTGATCTGCTTGGGCGAAAAACGTCCTTGGCGATCGAAGTGAGCGACTAGTTCTTGGACTACTTTCATTGGTTCTCCTTGCTTTGACTACAAAGCTGTTACTCCAGCGCAATCACCTGTCCATAGGGCGGGCGAAACGCACCCGAGCTAAGCGGCAGCAGCCACACAACCTGATAGGGCAACGGCTCGGCTGGAAATTCGACATCGCCGTCGGTCACGACCACGACGTTGCGCACCTGCGGATCGTCGGCCAAATGGCGCAGCGCCGGCGACAAGTCGCTGCCGCCGTAACCGGCAATCTCATGCTGCACCAGCTCCGCAGGCACAAGCCACTCGTCCGCCGTGACTTCCGTGTCGCACTGCACCATGCGCACTTGATCGAGGCCCTGGGCGTCGCAAAACTCCGCAAGCGCACCTAGGGCGCGCGGGATCTCGTCGCTCATCGAACCGCTGGTGTCGAGCACGATGTTCAGCAGCCAGCTGTCGCGCCGGCGCCCCGGCAGAACAACGTCCTGGCGCTCGGCGCTGCGCCGCGACGGCCGGGCAAAAGTCCGTTCTCCGGCCGTGGCGGACTCCAGCCAGCGCTGCAGCGCCATCTGCCAAGGCGCGCGATAGATACCGCGCAGCGCCGCCACCATCTGCCGGCTCGCTCCGGCGTCGGTGCCGTGCACTCCTTTGAGCGCGCCCATCAGCTTGGCGAGCGCAAGAGCCTTGCCCGCCGCCGCTTTGACCGCTTCCCCATGCGTCCTTTGATCGGCGACGTCCGCTGGAAAGAGCTCGCGCTCGCGCGTCGTGTCGAGCACGTCGCCGGACTCGCCGCCGCCTGGCTCGGCACGGGAGCGGCCAAAAAGTCGCCGCACGGAGATCGCCGCCCCCTGCCAAACTTGCGTTCGGGTTTGTTGCTGCGCGCGGGCTCGGCGCATTTCCAGAACGATTTGTTCGGCGGATTTGTCACGCGCCCCGCGCATCTCGAGACCGCCCGCCGGAATGGTTTGCATGCCCAGCTCGCGGCGCAGAATATCGTTGATAATGTAGTCGTGCGCGTAGTTGAACTCGAGGCGGCTGCTGCCCTTGGCGCGATCGTGGGTGCGCAGGGCGAGATGCAGCATCTCATGGGCCAGCACGAAAATAAGCTCGCTGTCGTTCAGGCGCTCGACAAACTGCGGATTGGCCACCAGCCGGCCGGAGGCGAAGACGCCCATGGTCGGCACGCGCTCATCAAGCGCAATGCGGGTCGCGGCGGCGAGGCCAGAAAGGTACGGGAACGGCGCCGTTAGCAGACGCAAGCCTTTGTTGAGGCGCGCCAGCTGTGCCGCATCGGGCGATGTTTGCGATGTGCGTGCTGCGTCCAATGGCTGCGTGCGCTATCCTTGGCGGGAAATCTACAGCCGCGCTACTTGTTTCAGCAGGTCGAACATCGCCGGGTCTGCGCCCAGGGCCGACCAGCGGTCGACCATGTCCGCCACCAGGGAAAGCTGGTGCTCCGCCGGCAGGCTGCGCAGAAAGCGGTTGACTCTGCGTGGCTTAACATCGACGAGCTTATTGTCGCGCACTTGCTGGCGAATGCAGTTCAAGACAAACCAGCGCGCGGCGTCACTCTTCGGTAGCAGCGCAGCGTCTTCGATATAGCGCTGCAGCGGCAGCAGCGCGGCGATCGACTCTTCCGCCAAAGCGCAAAAAACCGCGGCGTCTTCGGCGGACAGTTTACCGAAGGCGAGCACGCGGCGCATTTCTTTGGTCAAGATACCGCTGCGCTCGGCCATGTCGAGCGACTGCGAGAGCAACGCCCAAGCCCGCGGCGTCGAGAACGGCACGGGTTCCGCGGGCACGGCGCGCATGAGCGCGTCGGGCACCGTTTGAATGAAACCGCAAATCTCTTTGCGCACGCCGTGGGCCTTGGCCCAGGACAACCATTCGCCGGCATCGACTTTGATATTTAAGAGGGTCACGCGGTTGACCAATGCGGAGCTGAGCGAGCGCACCAGCGCGCGGTCTTGCACCCGGTTGCCGGCGGCCACCACCCATGTGCCCTTGGGCAGCTTATATTCGCCGATGCGCCGTTCGAGTAGCAACGAGTAAAACGCCTTTTGCACATCGGGAGCGCAGGCGGGCAGCTCATCGAGAAACAAACAAAAAGGCTCAGGGTGTTCCGGCAGCAACAGACGCGGCGGGCAGAAGACTGACCGCTCGCCGACAATGCGCGGCACACCGCTGACATCTTCGGGCGCGATCTGCGTGCCCAAGAGCGAGCGGCACGGTAGCTTCATTTCCTTCGCCGCTTCGTAGACCATTTCCGATTTGCCGACCCCAGGCGGCGAGAGCAACAAGAAACTTTGCTCTTGGGCCATGCATTGGATGAGCTTTTTAGCTTGCCTGAGAGTGATGGTCTCTTCAAGCGGACCGGCCTGCACATTCATCAAGTTCAACTCCGGCACACAGAATCGGAAATTTGAGGTCTTGCTGAATTGGACGCAGCGACGGCGGCTTTCTTCAAAATTGCGAAGAAGTCAAAACAGCAACGCAAAAAGGCGGGTCAAAACCCGCCTTTTTCAACTGACGCTGCGTTTTTTGAAATGGCTGGAGAACTCGGGGAGTTGTTTTATTGGCGATGGCGGATCAGGAGAGACCGAGCAGCTCCATAATCTTCAATTGATCGAAGCCGACCACCGATTGGCCATCGATGATGGTCACCGGCGTGCTTTGAAATCCCTGATCGATTAATTCTTTCATCGCCGCTTTGTCGGCGCGGACATTTTTCTCAACGAACTCAACGCCCTTTTGAGATAGAAACTCTACCTCTTTGTGGCACGGCCCTCAGCCGGGTTGGGTATATACGACGACGCTCTTAGCCATGATCTTCTAACCTCCGTGGCATTTTCAAAGTCGCTCGATCCTAGCATTTTCGTGGCAGGAGAGAAACCCGCCACACCCGCCGCTTCTCCTTGGCAGAGAACCGCAGCGATGGCGGTTCACACTCCATTCACAGTGAGCTTCAAAAGAAACTACCGATTTGTTAGCTTTGAAACCGCTATGAACTCTCCCTCCCCCGCGCTGCAGAAAAGAGCGGCCGTCGGTTTGATGGCGGCTTGCCTCGTTCTACTGCTGCACTTTTCTGGGTGGACTTTCGATCTCTCGGGCCCGAGCGATGTGGCGGCGCTCAAAGCGCACGTCAGCTACCTCGCATCCCCAGAACTGACCGGGCGCGGTGTCGACACCCCGGGCATCAAGCTGGCGCGCGACTACATCGCTCGCGAATTTTCCCGCTACGGCCTTGAGCCCGGCGGTGACGGCGGGAGCTTTCTGCAAAGCTTTGAGCTTACCACCGGAGTTACCGTGAAGGAGCCCACGGCCTTGGCCCTCGACAGCGGCAAACCGCTCGCGCTCAACCAAGACTGGGCGCCCATCGGCCTTTCGGCCTCCGGCACCATCGGCGGCGAATTGGTTTTCGCCGGCTACGGCATCACCACCAAGGATTACCCGTATGACGACTACGCCGGCATCGATGCCAAAGGCAAAATCGTCGTGGTGTTGCGCTATGAGCCGCCGCCCAAGGACGACAAGAGTCCCTTTCGCAAGGCGCCGCAATATTCCAACTATGCCACGCTGCGCGCCAAGGCCGACAACGCCAGTGCCCATGGCGCGCTGGGGCTGATCCTAGTCGACGCCGCGCCGCGCCCGGGGGCGCGCGAGCTGGTCTCCACCCGCAACAGCTACGCTCGCGGCGACAACAAAGTCGTCGCGCTGCAAGTCAAGGGTGCCGTCCTTGAACCCTGGTTAAAAGCTCAAGGCTTTTCTTTGGCGGAAGCGAAACAAGCCATCGACCGCGACGAAAAACCGGCATCGAAAGTCCTGTCCGGGGTGAGCGTCACGGCGACCGTCACTTTGGCGCAGCAGCGCCAGCAAGCTGAAAATGTCATTGCCGTGCTTCCCGGCGCCGATCCCAAGCTCAAAAACGAAGCCATCGTCATCGGCGCGCACTACGATCACTTGGGCTATGGTTATTTTGGAACGCGCGATGCCAGCACCGAAGGGCAGATCCATCATGGTGCCGACGACAACGCCTCCGGCACTGCCGTGCTCATGCAGGTGGCCCAACAGATGGCCAAGATGGCCCCCAAGCCCGCCCGCACCATCGTATTCGCCGCCTTTTCTGGTGAGGAGCTGGAACTTTTGGGATCGCGCCATTATGTAAATTTTCCCACAGTGCGGCTATCGGCCACCAAAGCAATGCTCAACATGGACATGGTCGGTAGGCTGCGCGATGACAAGATGACCGTTTTCGGCACCCGCTCGGGGCGGGAGCTCAGCGCCATGGTATTGGCTGAAGCCGCGCTGCGCGGCCTGCAAGTGACCGAGTCCGACGGCGTCGGCCGCAGCGATCACATGTCCTTCTACAATAGGAAGATCCCGGCACTGCACTTTTTCACCGGCTCCCATCCCGACTATCACAGACCTAGCGACACCGCTGGGAAGATCAATATCGATGGCATGGCCAGAGTGGCAAGCCTAGTGGCCGCCGTCGCGCAGCGACTGGCCGACCACCGCGAGGGTTATCAATTCGTCAGCCTGCCGTCGCGACCACCTACCACTGAGGGCGAAAGTTCGAGTGGTTACGGCGCCTATCTCGGTAGCATCCCAGATTTTGCTGAAACCGGGACCGGGGTGAAATTGGCCGGTGTCACGGCGGGCAGCCCGGCGGAGCTGGCCGGACTGCGCGAGGGTGATGTGATCGTCGAATTCGCCAACAGCAAGGTGACCGATCTAGAGGAACTAGCAAAGCTCCTCGGCAGCAAAAAACCGGGCGAAGAGGTCAGTGTCGTGGTCCAGCGCGATGGCGCGGCGATCAGCCTGAAAGTCACCCTGCGCTCGCGCGGATAGCCGATTTTCTTGGGCCAAATGCAAATTTCGGCCCTTAATCCTACAAAAACCTCTCGCAGCGCCGTAACCCTTGTGTTAAGATAACTTCCAAATCAAGGAGGATGCGGCTGATGATCAAGTTATACACCTTTCCGCCATCGACCAACTCCCGCAAAGTGCGGATCGCGCTGTTGGAAAAGGGGTTGGAGTTCGAAAGGGTGAATGTCGATCTTACCAAGCGCGAGCAGAAGAACCCGGAATATTTGAAAATTCATCCCTTTGGCCAGGTGCCGGCTTTAGACGACGAAGGTTTCGTGCTCTACGATTCGACGATCATCAACGAATATCTCGCCGACGAATACCCCTACCCGCCTTTGATGCCAAAGGATTCTGAGGGCCGCGCCCGGGCGCGTATGATGGAGGACTTCCGCGACAGCCGCTTCAATCCAGCTTTCGTCAAGATCATCCAGGAGATGCGCAAGCCGGAAGGCGAGCGGGACGCGAACAACGTCACAGCCGCCAAAAACGAAATCGCCGCCTGTTTCGACCGCATCGAAAAGGAATTGGAAGGCAAAGAATATCTGGTTGGCACCTTCAGCCTGGCGGATATTGCTTTTATGGCCAACATCGAGCTGCTCGACCGTTTCCAAGTGCCGGTGGACGCCAAGTACAAAAACACCATCGCCTGGATCGCGCATTTAAAAGCGCGGCCTAGTTTCGCCGCTTCCGCCACTTGATGCCCGTGAATGCCAACTAGCCTCGTCCTCGCCTGGCTCGTCCACCTCTATACCGCCCTCGGCGCCGTAGTCGCTTTCGCGGCCATAATTCAAATCGAACAGCGGCTCTTCGTCGGAGCGCTCTGGCTCATGCTCCTGGCGGTGGTCATCGATGCCACCGATGGCGCACTGGCGCGCACCGCGCGCGTAAAAGACCACATTCCATGGTTTGATGGTGCGCTCTTGGACAACATCGTCGATTACACGACCTACGTTCTTGTGCCGGTCTATTTCATCTACCGCGCCGAGCTGCTGCCACCGCAAGATGGCTGGTGGCTCGCGCCGCTGCCGCTGTTAGCCAGCGCCTACGGCTTTTGTCAGAAAGAAGCGAAGACCAGCGACCACTTCTTCCAAGGTTTTCCGTCCTATTGGAACGTTGTCGCGTTCTACTGCTACGCTTTCAAAACACCGCCGTGGATCAGCGGTTTTGCTATCATTGCGCTTTCGATTTCGGTGTTTGTACCGATTCGCTACCTTTACCCCAGCCGCAGTCCGACCCAGCGCAGCCTGGTGAACACGTTGGGAATGCTCTGGGCGGTGCTGTTGGCGATTATTCTACACCAGCTGCCGGAGCCTTCGCACATCTTGTTGATTGCCTCGCTGCTCTTTCCAGCCTACTATACAGCGTTGTCGCTTTGGCTCGAATGGCACCGGGCAGTGGATTAGGAGGTTTCTGTGCGATCGAGGATTGATCGAGGCGTATACTTTGCGTTTGCCGGCTTATTGACCGCGCTGCTACAAGCGCAGCTGGCCTTGGGCGCGCAAGCCAACGGCGCTCCCAAATACATCTTTCTCTTTCTTGCCGACGGCGCCGGCGTTCCGCACATGGAAATCGCTCGGCAGTACAATCGAGTCGTGCACAATGAAGGGCTCACCATCAGCGATAAGATCATCAAGCAAGGCAGCTTGGGGCTCATGACGACCCATGCCGCCGATTCGTTATCGACCGATTCGGCGGCTGCCGCCACGGCCCTGGCTGGCGGCTGCAAAGCCAACATCGGCGCGCTGGGCGTGTGTGCCGATGGCTCCCCAGCCGTGTCGGCGATGGAAATCGCTCGGCAAAAAGGCATGCGCCTAGGGCTGATCACCAATTCTACGATCTACGATGCCAGCCCCGCGGCTTTTGTCTGCCACGTGCCGAGCCGGCGCGATTACGCGGCGATTCTTAATCGCTATTTGGATTTGGAGCCACACTTGTTGTTAGGCGGCGGGCGCGATCAGTTTATCCCGAAGAGCCGCGGTGGCCGGCGCGGCGACGAAGTCGACATGATCGCCGAGTTCACCAGGAAGGGCTACACCCATGTTTCCGACAAAGCCGGCTTGGAGCAGGCGAAGCGGAGCAAAGTGCTTGGCCTTTTTAGCAACGGCGATATGAGCTTCGAAATCGACCGCGACCCCAAAAAAGAACCGTCAGTTTATGACATGACCCGCGCCGCGATTCGGCTTTTGCACGACGATAACCCCAACGGCTTCTTCGCTTTCATCGAGAGCGAAAACACCGACACCGCCTCGCACTTGACCGATATTGCCGCCATGGTGCGCGACTACCGTGAGTTCGATCGCGCCGTCGGCTTGGCCTTTGAATTTTACCAAAAGTATCCCAAAGAAACCTTGATCATCGTCACTTCCGACCATGAGACCGGCGGACTGGGATTGACCCTTGGCCTGAAGGATTTGAGCTCGACGCGCGGCAGCAATCAGGTGGCCGGCACCTTCGATGACCTAAAAAAAATCGCCTCGATTCCGATCTCGCTGCGGCGCGCCGCGGAAATTTTGGGGCCGAAACCTACATCGGAAGCGATCGATCAGTTGATGCAATACCATTTCAAGGGTTTCGTGCTCGCGCCGGATATTAAAGAAGCGCTGCTCGCGCGCAAGCCGCTGTCGCGCACGGTTTTTCTCGACCCGACCACCACGGCGCTCGGCATGATGGTCGCCAACAACACCCAGGTCTACTGGCAAACCACTGCGCACACCAACCACCCGGTGTTCGTCGCTGCCATCGGTCCCGGCTCGGAGCGGTTCAAGGGCTACTACGACAACGCCGATTTCGGCAAGCGCCTGAAAGAGCTTGTCGGCGGCGTGAAAGCGGCGCAGCCGCCATTGGTCTCGGTGCCGAAGCAGCATTAAACTATGCCTCTGAACCCATCCCCGCCCTGAGCAGATTCTCCACGCAAATGGTGGCCGCTTCGCCGCCGCTCTCGATCTACCTGGCACGAGCATTTTCCAGATGCGCGCCCACGCCATACTTCAGGCCCGCGGCGAGGTGGTTGCGGTGACCGAGGATCATTGTGTGGCGGCGGCCGAAGCCTGTGCCATTCACGACCACGACAGCCGCTCGATCGCCGCCTTTCGCAGCAAGCGAACAGGCATCGCCGAACGAACTTTGCGCATAGCGGTCGCGTTGACGGCCATGACACCGCTGCTGGTACCCTACGTGCATTGAAATCCGCAAACAGCCAGTATGCGACCGGCCTACCTCAGCAGAGATTCAGTCCGCCTATCCCGCCAACAACCCACCGATGGGCTGGTGCGCGACCGGTATCATCATTGGCATCATGAAACCTCCTGCTTTTGACGCAGCCATCTCGACCGGACGATACTGATTTCACTTGGGCGAAACTCACCGAGGCACCAGTACGCGGCCAAGGCAACCACGGCTAACACGATCATCTTGGCGAAACCCAGCACGCCCGCGACCGGCCAAAAAACCGCACCGCTACCGACGATCAGCGTGACCACGAGACTGCGTATCATCGAGCCCAGCGGCGGCGCCACTTGCCAGAGTCGATGCGTGCTGGTAATCGCAGCGATGGCTCCGGTTAGCGCCACTAACACAGTCACCCAAGCCGCGCCTCTTTGACCCCAATGCGGAATCAGCAGCAAATGCCCGGCACAGGCGAGCGGCACGAGCGGACCAGCGAATACCACGGTCCGAGCTGGGCGCCCGTGCGCCGTCATGATCGTCAAAGCCATGATCAACAACGTGTTGGCGACCGCGCCGAAAATTAGCAGCGCCAGCAAAGCTGCGGCTGGTTTGAACGCGGCACCGAAAACCAGCGGGACGATTTCGTTAGCCGTCCCGGCAACGATGGCGGCCACCGGCAAAAGCCAGAGCGTCACCCGCAGCGCATCACTGGCGCTCTCGCGCGCCTTTGCGATTTGCCCGTCGGCCAGCAACCGACTCAGGCTGGCCAACAGCAACGACGAAAAGGTCCAGCCAAATAGCGCGGGAAGCAGCGCCAGATTCTGCGCGGCATTATAGATACCGGCCTGTGCCGGCGTGCCGCCGAGCCGCTTCAGAAAGAACAGGTCCACACTTGTGTAGGCCATGATACAGATCGACGAAAGCAGCAGCAGCCCACCATAGCGTTGTATCTTCATCGACTCGCGCCAGTGGCTGAAGATCCTCAGTGGGCCGAGATAGTAGCGGCAGATCGCCAGCTCGACGATGGAAGCGCCGATCATGCCCAACAGAGCTCCAGTGATGGCGAAGCCGGCCTCAATCAACAAAACGATCAGAAGAAGTCGGGCCAGCCAACGGCTGGCCCGAGCGATCGCGCTGCCGCGGTAGTTGGCGATTCCCAGTAACACGCCGCGGTAGGCGAAGCCTGCTGCGACAATCGGGATATCGAGCGCCGCCACATAAAGATACGCGGCCAACTCCGTTTCGCCGAGAAATCGGCTGATCGGCGCCGCCGCGAGCCAGACGACGATCATCGCCGCGCAGCCGATCAAAATACTGCCGCGAACGATGGCGGCCGCCAGTCCGTTCCACTGATCGGTTTCGCCGACAAACTTGATCGTCGCTTTGCTAAAAAACGAGTTAAGAGCGCTCTCAATCCAGATTATGACTGTGAGTACGAGCGCGAGCAGTCCGTAGCCATGAGGACCCAGCCGGCGCGTGAGAAAGGCTGAGGTGATCAGCGCCGTTAGAGGGAAAAGCGCCTCGGCCAAGAGATTGCGAACCGTTCCACCGATCAGGCGCCGCCCTGCGGCTGTGCTCAGGAGACTCACTCTGTTGGCCTTTTTGGTATCCGTCCGTTTCGTAGCATCATTGCGGTGCGCCACTTGCCTCTGGTCGAGCTCATCGAAAGATTGTACGAGACTTATTTGCCCAGCCAACGCTGCCAAAAAAACCCGGCCGCGTTGGCGACTTGCGTGGCGCCGAGCAATACAGCCAGCCATACAGCCGCCGCGCCCCTGTGGCTCGTGAACGGGTAGCGCAGAATATTGAGATAAAATGACAGCGGTTCGATCTTAACTTTGCCCTGCCCCCGCTGGGCGCGGGCGCAATGATAGGTCCATGCACCGCGCCCATAGTTAAAATGCTGTCGGCAAAATCTCGCGAGCGTCAGCCTATGCCCATGGCTTACGATCGCTTCCGGCACATACGCCAGCCGATAGCCAGCTAACAATAAGCGATCACAGAAATCTCGATCCTCCGCCGCGGCCCGCCTGTAGCCGGTTTGAAAACCGCCAAGCTTCTCAAACAACTTCGCCGGTAGCGCCAGGTTATTGGAAGCCACGAAGCGCGCCTCGTCACGATTGCGATTGTAGTAAGTATACAAATAGGAAATCAGCAGTTGGCTAGCGGTTGCGTAGGCGTTGTTCGGCAGCGAATTCAGCGTGCGCCCGCCGATGGCACGCTCGGGATCGGCGATAAGATGATTGGCAATCACCCTCAGCCAATCGGGTGCAGGCCGGCAGTCATCATCGATGAACGCAAGAAACTCCGCGCCGGCGCTGGCCGCTCCCAGGTTGCGCGCACTCGCCGGGCCGGCGTTCTTTTGCCGCAATAGCTTCAGGGAAATCTGGGAGGCGTATCTTGCAACCAGCTCGTCGAGCAACTCCGCGCTGCCGTCATCGACCACGACAACTTCAAAACGATCGTGCGGATAGTCCAAGTGCGAAAGCGCCTCCAAACACGCCGAGAGTTCTTCGGGCCGCTCATGGGTCGGAACAACGATGGCAAAACTGGGCAAACTG
This region of Deltaproteobacteria bacterium genomic DNA includes:
- a CDS encoding glycosyltransferase; amino-acid sequence: MARSLPSFAIVVPTHERPEELSACLEALSHLDYPHDRFEVVVVDDGSAELLDELVARYASQISLKLLRQKNAGPASARNLGAASAGAEFLAFIDDDCRPAPDWLRVIANHLIADPERAIGGRTLNSLPNNAYATASQLLISYLYTYYNRNRDEARFVASNNLALPAKLFEKLGGFQTGYRRAAAEDRDFCDRLLLAGYRLAYVPEAIVSHGHRLTLARFCRQHFNYGRGAWTYHCARAQRGQGKVKIEPLSFYLNILRYPFTSHRGAAAVWLAVLLGATQVANAAGFFWQRWLGK